The Pseudomonas iranensis genome includes a window with the following:
- a CDS encoding BMP family ABC transporter substrate-binding protein has product MPIRPLHKLLYAAIGLGISLSASAADPLKVGFVYIGPIGDHGWTYQHEQGRKALAEKLGTQITTNYVENVAEGADAERVIRNMAKDKYDLIFTTSFGYMNPTVKVARQFPKVTFEHATGYKQDKNLGTYLARTYEGRYVGGFLAAKMTKTKKIGYVASFPIPEVIRDINAIQLALNKYNPGTEIKVVWVNSWFDPGKEADAANALIDQGVDVVFQHTDSPAPIQAAERRGVYAVGYASDMAHFGPKAVLTSIVNDWAPHYIQATQSVIDHTWKSQDYWGGLKEGTVELPISDLVPAPVKAEAEQLIADIKSGALQPFTGPIKDQAGVEKIPAGVSATNAELASMNYYVEGMKAEMPK; this is encoded by the coding sequence ATGCCAATACGTCCGCTGCACAAACTGCTGTACGCCGCCATCGGTCTGGGAATCAGCCTGAGCGCCAGCGCTGCCGATCCGCTGAAGGTCGGTTTCGTCTACATCGGCCCGATCGGTGACCACGGCTGGACGTATCAGCACGAACAGGGGCGCAAGGCCCTGGCGGAAAAACTCGGCACGCAGATCACCACCAACTACGTGGAAAACGTCGCCGAGGGCGCCGACGCCGAGCGGGTGATCCGCAACATGGCCAAGGACAAATATGACCTGATCTTCACCACGTCTTTCGGCTACATGAACCCGACAGTGAAAGTCGCCAGGCAATTCCCCAAGGTCACTTTCGAACACGCCACCGGTTACAAGCAGGACAAAAACCTCGGCACCTACCTGGCGCGCACTTACGAGGGCCGTTACGTCGGCGGTTTCCTCGCGGCGAAGATGACCAAGACCAAGAAGATCGGCTACGTCGCCTCGTTCCCGATTCCGGAAGTGATCCGCGACATCAACGCCATCCAGCTGGCTTTGAACAAGTACAACCCTGGCACCGAAATCAAAGTGGTGTGGGTCAACTCCTGGTTCGATCCGGGCAAGGAAGCCGACGCCGCCAACGCGCTGATCGATCAGGGCGTCGACGTGGTGTTCCAGCACACCGACAGCCCGGCGCCGATCCAGGCTGCCGAACGGCGTGGCGTGTATGCCGTGGGCTACGCCTCGGACATGGCCCACTTCGGCCCGAAAGCGGTGCTGACCTCGATCGTCAACGACTGGGCGCCACACTACATTCAGGCGACGCAGAGCGTGATCGATCACACCTGGAAATCCCAGGATTACTGGGGCGGGTTGAAGGAAGGCACAGTGGAGCTGCCGATCAGCGATCTGGTGCCAGCGCCGGTGAAAGCCGAAGCCGAGCAGTTGATTGCCGACATCAAGAGCGGCGCATTGCAGCCGTTTACCGGGCCGATCAAGGATCAGGCCGGTGTGGAAAAAATCCCGGCGGGCGTGAGCGCGACCAATGCGGAACTGGCTTCGATGAATTATTACGTTGAGGGCATGAAGGCCGAGATGCCGAAGTAG
- a CDS encoding calcium:proton antiporter, producing MLSILKQESFLLLAVLAACVAYPLEHWLLHSGQIVALGGGLLLIAFIVAASMRVAHHAELLAEKVGDPYGTMILTLSAVLVEVVILAIMMSNEASATLVRDTIYSAVMLDINGILGLAALMGGIKHGEQSYNDDSARSYSVMILTAMGVSMVVPEFIPEANWKMYSAFTIGAMMVLYALFLRMQVGPHSYFFSYSYPDKRRKKEPVEQEPKPVSLALSIGILVSGVVIIGALAEVMSKTLDLGLEGTGAPPVITAILVAAISAAPEILTALRAALANRMQSVVNIAMGASLSTVILTVPVMEAMALYTGQPFQMAMTPVQTVMIFITLIVSAINLNDGETNAIEGMTHFVLFATFIMLSLLGL from the coding sequence ATGCTCTCGATTCTCAAGCAAGAAAGCTTCCTGCTGCTGGCAGTCCTTGCCGCGTGCGTCGCTTATCCACTGGAACACTGGCTGCTGCACAGCGGCCAGATCGTCGCGCTGGGCGGCGGTCTGCTGCTGATCGCCTTTATCGTCGCCGCTTCGATGCGCGTCGCTCATCACGCCGAACTGCTGGCGGAAAAGGTCGGCGACCCCTACGGCACGATGATCCTCACGCTCTCGGCGGTGCTTGTCGAAGTGGTCATCCTGGCTATCATGATGAGCAACGAAGCCTCGGCAACGCTGGTGCGCGACACGATTTATTCAGCGGTCATGCTCGACATCAACGGCATCCTCGGCCTCGCCGCTTTGATGGGCGGGATCAAACACGGCGAGCAGTCCTACAACGACGACTCGGCGCGCAGCTACAGCGTGATGATCCTCACTGCGATGGGCGTGTCGATGGTGGTCCCGGAGTTTATTCCCGAGGCCAACTGGAAGATGTATTCGGCGTTCACCATTGGCGCGATGATGGTGCTCTACGCGCTGTTCCTGCGCATGCAGGTCGGCCCGCACAGTTACTTTTTCAGCTACAGCTATCCGGACAAACGGCGCAAGAAGGAGCCGGTCGAGCAGGAGCCGAAGCCGGTAAGCCTGGCGCTGTCGATCGGCATTCTGGTGTCGGGGGTAGTGATCATCGGCGCACTGGCCGAGGTGATGTCCAAGACTCTCGATCTGGGCCTGGAAGGCACGGGCGCGCCGCCGGTGATCACGGCGATTCTGGTGGCAGCGATTTCCGCCGCGCCGGAGATTCTCACCGCACTGCGTGCGGCACTGGCCAATCGCATGCAGTCGGTGGTCAACATTGCGATGGGCGCGTCACTGTCGACGGTGATTCTGACCGTACCGGTGATGGAAGCGATGGCGCTGTACACCGGCCAGCCGTTTCAAATGGCGATGACCCCAGTGCAAACGGTGATGATCTTCATCACCCTGATCGTCAGCGCGATCAACCTCAATGACGGCGAGACCAACGCCATTGAGGGCATGACGCACTTTGTGCTGTTTGCCACGTTCATCATGCTGTCGCTACTGGGCCTTTAG